A genomic region of Runella rosea contains the following coding sequences:
- a CDS encoding serine O-acetyltransferase, giving the protein MSFGIFQDWKSNKGNTKGRFIMLLFRINRLRKLNKILNVILLPYGVIYKIVVEWILGVEMGGGVKIGYNLRLLHGQGLVINEKTVIGNNCTLRQNTTIGNNGKQDDCPIIFNNVDIGSNVCIIGGVVIGNNVRIGAGTIIVKNIPDNCSVVGNPSRIIKKM; this is encoded by the coding sequence ATGTCTTTTGGTATTTTTCAAGATTGGAAATCAAATAAAGGTAATACTAAGGGTAGATTCATAATGTTACTTTTTAGAATTAATAGGTTAAGAAAATTAAATAAAATTTTAAATGTGATTTTACTTCCATATGGAGTAATATATAAAATTGTTGTGGAATGGATATTAGGAGTGGAAATGGGTGGGGGGGTGAAAATTGGATATAACTTAAGATTGTTACATGGTCAAGGACTTGTAATAAATGAAAAAACTGTAATTGGCAATAATTGTACGTTAAGGCAAAATACAACAATTGGAAATAATGGAAAACAAGATGATTGCCCTATAATTTTCAATAATGTAGATATTGGCTCGAATGTATGTATTATTGGAGGGGTTGTTATAGGAAATAATGTTAGGATTGGTGCTGGAACAATTATTGTAAAAAATATACCTGATAATTGTTCTGTGGTAGGAAATCCATCAAGAATTATTAAAAAAATGTAA
- a CDS encoding NAD-dependent epimerase/dehydratase family protein encodes MKVLVTGSAGFIGYHTVEKLLSEGFCVVGLDNINDYYSPQLKYARLKESGIDQEMVKWFQPLESKKNSSYRFVRMNLEDKQQLFSLFQTEKFDYVINLAAQAGVRYSIENPDVYVQSNIIGFHYILEACRNYSVKHLIHASSSSVYGANAKIPFVEEDSVNSPVSLYAATKKSNELMAYAYSHLYNIPITCLRFFTVYGSWGRPDMAPMLFAKSILEKKTIKVFNHGDMQRDFTNVKDIVDGVVKTLTTEFKEQPMYRVLNIGNGSPVSLLEFINELELAFGETALKTYLPMQPGDVPRTWASQEKLERITNYKPTVRLEEGVKEFSSWFKKYFKPV; translated from the coding sequence ATGAAAGTACTTGTGACAGGAAGTGCCGGTTTCATCGGATATCATACTGTAGAAAAACTTTTAAGTGAGGGGTTTTGTGTAGTTGGCTTAGATAATATTAATGATTATTACTCGCCACAGTTAAAATATGCTCGACTTAAAGAGTCTGGAATTGATCAAGAAATGGTCAAATGGTTTCAACCATTAGAAAGTAAAAAAAATAGTTCTTATAGATTTGTAAGAATGAATTTAGAAGACAAACAACAGCTCTTTAGTTTATTTCAAACTGAAAAATTTGATTATGTAATAAATCTTGCAGCTCAAGCAGGGGTACGTTATTCAATTGAAAATCCAGATGTTTACGTGCAATCTAACATAATTGGATTTCACTACATCTTAGAAGCTTGCCGTAATTACAGTGTCAAACACTTAATACATGCATCTTCATCTTCTGTATATGGAGCAAATGCTAAAATCCCATTTGTTGAAGAAGATAGTGTGAATTCACCAGTAAGTTTATATGCTGCTACTAAAAAAAGTAATGAGTTGATGGCATATGCCTATAGCCATTTATATAATATTCCAATTACATGTTTACGCTTTTTTACTGTTTATGGTTCTTGGGGAAGACCAGATATGGCCCCTATGTTATTTGCAAAATCAATTTTGGAAAAAAAAACAATAAAGGTTTTCAATCATGGTGATATGCAAAGGGATTTTACAAACGTAAAGGATATTGTTGATGGGGTTGTGAAAACATTAACAACTGAATTTAAAGAGCAACCTATGTATAGAGTGTTAAATATTGGTAATGGATCTCCCGTAAGTCTTCTTGAATTTATTAATGAGTTAGAGTTAGCGTTCGGTGAAACTGCATTAAAAACTTATTTACCAATGCAACCAGGCGATGTTCCAAGGACTTGGGCAAGTCAAGAAAAATTAGAGAGAATTACTAATTATAAACCCACTGTCAGACTTGAGGAGGGTGTTAAAGAGTTTAGTAGTTGGTTTAAAAAATACTTTAAACCAGTTTAA
- the gmd gene encoding GDP-mannose 4,6-dehydratase has translation MTNKVALITGVTGQDGAYLSELLLSKGYTVHGIKRRSSMFNTDRIDHLYEDPHVENPRFILHYGDLTDSMNLTRIIQEVQPDEIYNLAAMSHVKVSFDEPEYTANADGIGTLRILEAVRLLGLAQKTRIYQASTSELYGLVQAVPQSESTPFYPRSPYAVAKLYAYWITVNYREAYGMFATNGILFNHESPLRGETFVTRKITRAAAKIVLGLQDALYMGNIDAQRDWGHAKDYVEAMYLILQQETPEDFVIATGVTTRVREFIRKTFAFLGVEVAFTGTEANEVGTIASIDTLRLQELGIPIGDHLKEGTVILKIDPRYYRPTEVELLIGDPTKSMEKLGWKPKHTLDMLIEDMATADLRLFQKDQLLLKEGFGVLNYYE, from the coding sequence ATGACAAATAAAGTAGCCCTCATCACGGGCGTCACTGGTCAAGATGGCGCCTATCTTTCCGAGCTTTTATTAAGTAAAGGTTATACCGTACACGGTATCAAGCGCAGAAGTTCGATGTTCAATACCGACCGCATTGATCACCTCTACGAAGACCCGCACGTCGAAAATCCCCGTTTTATCTTACACTACGGCGACTTGACCGATTCCATGAACTTGACCCGGATCATACAGGAGGTGCAGCCTGACGAAATCTACAACCTTGCGGCCATGAGCCACGTAAAAGTGAGCTTCGACGAGCCCGAATACACCGCCAACGCCGACGGAATCGGTACCCTCCGCATTTTGGAAGCGGTACGTTTGTTAGGACTTGCCCAAAAAACCCGCATCTACCAGGCGTCCACCTCTGAGTTGTACGGTTTGGTGCAGGCCGTTCCCCAATCAGAATCCACGCCTTTTTATCCGCGCTCGCCCTACGCCGTTGCCAAACTCTATGCCTACTGGATTACGGTCAACTACCGCGAAGCCTACGGGATGTTTGCCACCAACGGAATTTTGTTTAACCACGAATCACCGTTGCGCGGAGAAACCTTCGTAACCCGCAAAATCACCCGCGCTGCGGCCAAAATTGTGCTGGGGTTGCAGGACGCTCTCTACATGGGTAACATCGACGCCCAACGCGACTGGGGCCACGCCAAAGACTACGTAGAGGCCATGTACCTCATCTTACAGCAGGAAACCCCCGAAGACTTTGTGATTGCCACGGGCGTTACCACCCGCGTACGGGAGTTTATCCGTAAAACCTTTGCCTTTTTAGGCGTGGAGGTGGCGTTTACAGGGACCGAAGCCAATGAGGTGGGCACGATTGCTTCCATTGATACCCTGCGTTTGCAGGAATTGGGCATTCCCATCGGTGACCATTTAAAAGAAGGAACCGTTATTCTTAAAATTGACCCGCGCTATTATCGCCCCACCGAAGTAGAGCTACTCATCGGTGACCCAACCAAATCCATGGAAAAATTGGGCTGGAAACCTAAGCATACGCTCGATATGCTGATTGAAGATATGGCTACTGCTGACTTGCGACTCTTCCAAAAAGATCAATTGTTACTGAAAGAAGGATTTGGGGTGTTGAATTATTACGAATAA
- a CDS encoding GumC family protein: MTNNESKFWEEPEEEFNLKLVIGKYLRYWYWFVLSVVLAVLGAFFYLRYATPIYSSSAVLLIKDEKKGGVGGMEALKDLELFSGNKLVENEVEVLKSRALLERVVTDLNLMVSYFEKGDIRPTVEIFGTSPIWVQAGELTEAAYKDPLWIKVINRNQFELQDEGGTAKGQYTFSQNVKSEFGKFRVYLVDSLYRKDNDLIQIRFAHKESLIQHYQELLQVELLNQKSTVLKLTIEDPLPNKGRAILAKLLDAYTYSALTDKNREATNTMTFIDDRLRLITGELGDVEKDVEVYKSSQGITDLSAEANLFLEKVKENDGKLNEVDIQLKILEGVDAYLKSSQLGIAPATLMVTDPVLTGLLSKLNELDNQREKYARTTQASNPLLETVTTQIANTKAAIRENIMNQKQGLIITRNSLQNLNTRFESSIRTIPRKEREFVNIKRQQGIKESLYLLLLEKREETAISYASTVTDSRIVDEPYSTPSPVKPKGNIVYLIALLAGLGIPFAFINVRSMLNDKIESRIEIEDKVKGIPILGEVAQKPKNVEGPLLDTNSRNIIIEQFRTLRTNLSYLLKTEKATKKILITSTISGEGKSFVALNLASSLAKAGHKVVLVNADIRKPKLHEYLAMNNEVGLVNYLIGKKKVEDVSFETKIENLSFIPSGPIPPNPAELIGSSKMADLMLELGSRYEYIFIDCSPNGLVTDALLIAPLVDATLYIIRHEKTPKFALGPLAILYREQKMPSMAIIYNGVKGSGGYGYGYGYGYGYGYGYGQGYYGDTPKPLWKRVLNKA; the protein is encoded by the coding sequence ATGACGAATAACGAATCGAAGTTTTGGGAAGAACCGGAGGAAGAATTTAACCTGAAGTTGGTTATCGGTAAATACCTTCGTTACTGGTACTGGTTTGTGCTCTCGGTGGTGCTTGCGGTGCTGGGGGCGTTCTTCTACCTGCGTTATGCCACGCCCATTTACAGCAGCAGTGCCGTTTTGCTCATCAAGGATGAAAAGAAAGGCGGTGTAGGGGGTATGGAAGCGCTGAAAGATTTGGAGCTTTTCTCGGGTAACAAACTCGTGGAAAACGAAGTGGAAGTCTTGAAATCACGGGCGTTGTTGGAACGGGTCGTGACCGACCTCAACTTGATGGTTTCTTATTTTGAAAAAGGGGATATTCGTCCCACGGTTGAAATATTCGGCACCTCTCCAATCTGGGTACAGGCGGGAGAACTCACCGAGGCCGCCTACAAAGATCCGCTCTGGATCAAGGTCATCAACCGCAATCAGTTTGAATTACAGGACGAAGGCGGGACTGCTAAAGGACAGTATACCTTTAGCCAAAATGTAAAAAGTGAGTTTGGAAAGTTTCGGGTCTACTTGGTAGATTCTTTGTACCGTAAGGACAACGACCTGATTCAGATTCGTTTTGCCCATAAAGAATCCCTGATTCAGCACTATCAGGAACTTCTTCAGGTTGAATTGCTTAACCAAAAAAGTACAGTTTTAAAGCTTACCATAGAAGATCCTTTACCCAATAAAGGACGGGCCATCTTAGCAAAGTTATTGGACGCGTACACCTATTCGGCCCTGACCGACAAAAACCGCGAGGCCACCAATACCATGACCTTCATTGACGACCGTCTGCGGCTCATTACGGGGGAATTGGGTGATGTGGAAAAAGACGTAGAAGTCTATAAAAGTAGCCAAGGAATCACCGATTTGAGTGCAGAAGCCAACCTGTTTCTGGAGAAAGTGAAAGAAAACGACGGCAAACTCAACGAAGTAGATATTCAGTTAAAAATTCTTGAAGGAGTGGATGCCTACTTAAAAAGTAGCCAATTGGGAATTGCGCCCGCTACGTTGATGGTGACCGACCCCGTACTTACGGGCCTGCTCTCCAAACTCAACGAACTGGACAACCAACGCGAAAAATACGCCCGCACCACGCAAGCCAGTAACCCCCTGTTGGAAACGGTAACGACCCAAATCGCCAACACCAAAGCGGCCATTCGGGAAAACATCATGAACCAAAAGCAGGGTTTGATCATTACCCGCAACAGCCTGCAAAACCTGAATACGCGTTTTGAGTCTTCCATCCGCACCATTCCGCGCAAAGAAAGGGAGTTTGTAAACATTAAGCGGCAGCAGGGAATCAAAGAAAGCCTGTACCTGCTTTTGTTGGAAAAACGCGAAGAAACCGCCATATCGTACGCTTCCACGGTGACCGATAGCCGAATAGTAGATGAGCCTTACAGCACGCCATCGCCTGTAAAACCCAAAGGAAACATTGTGTACCTGATTGCTTTGTTGGCGGGGTTAGGTATTCCGTTTGCGTTCATCAACGTGCGTAGCATGCTCAACGACAAGATTGAGTCCCGGATTGAAATTGAAGACAAGGTGAAGGGAATTCCGATTTTGGGCGAAGTGGCCCAAAAACCCAAAAACGTGGAGGGGCCTTTGTTGGATACCAACAGCCGCAATATCATCATCGAACAGTTTCGTACCTTACGCACGAACCTGAGCTATTTGTTAAAGACCGAAAAAGCAACCAAGAAAATCCTGATTACCTCCACCATATCAGGAGAAGGGAAAAGCTTTGTGGCGCTTAACTTGGCGTCAAGCTTGGCGAAAGCGGGGCACAAAGTGGTCTTGGTCAACGCCGATATTCGTAAACCCAAATTGCACGAATACTTGGCCATGAACAATGAAGTGGGTTTGGTCAATTACCTCATTGGCAAAAAGAAGGTAGAGGATGTAAGTTTTGAGACCAAGATTGAGAACCTCAGCTTTATTCCGAGTGGTCCCATTCCTCCTAATCCCGCTGAATTGATTGGTAGCTCTAAGATGGCCGATTTGATGCTGGAACTGGGAAGCCGTTATGAGTACATCTTTATTGACTGTTCGCCCAACGGTCTGGTGACCGATGCCTTACTGATTGCCCCTTTGGTGGACGCAACCCTTTATATCATACGCCACGAAAAAACGCCCAAATTTGCCTTGGGACCTTTGGCCATTCTCTACCGCGAACAGAAGATGCCCTCCATGGCCATCATTTACAATGGGGTGAAAGGATCGGGAGGTTATGGGTACGGTTACGGTTATGGCTACGGTTATGGATACGGTTACGGACAGGGTTACTACGGAGATACCCCCAAACCCCTTTGGAAGCGGGTGTTGAACAAAGCTTGA
- a CDS encoding polysaccharide biosynthesis/export family protein produces the protein MRKFFKILGGWSICLGIISSTFFTSCVTVDTRKITYFQSADTLPYQVLPPITPQVTRIQPDDILAVTVSSLSEESNVVFNFPNINALSTTVFPAAAGGGAMTGRQPLGYLVDSTGAIEMPLVGKVKVLGLNLAQAGDSIKLRLLNYLKEPTVNVRYLNHKFTVIGEVNRPAVINLLDDHTSLPEALGMVGDLTIYGLRKNVMLIRTEKDKREVVRIDLTSRDFFNSPYYYLRNNDVIYVDVSKGKVTFTDQRVQQLQLIPIFTGIATTIVVILNLLK, from the coding sequence ATGCGTAAATTTTTTAAAATACTGGGCGGTTGGAGCATTTGCCTTGGTATAATCAGCTCAACATTTTTTACTTCCTGTGTGACCGTAGATACGCGCAAGATTACCTATTTTCAAAGCGCAGATACGCTGCCTTATCAGGTACTTCCGCCCATTACGCCACAGGTAACCCGCATTCAGCCAGATGACATCCTCGCCGTGACCGTAAGCAGTTTGAGCGAAGAATCCAACGTGGTGTTTAATTTCCCCAACATCAACGCGCTCAGTACAACGGTATTTCCCGCAGCAGCAGGTGGTGGTGCAATGACAGGACGCCAACCATTAGGTTATTTGGTGGATTCCACAGGAGCCATTGAAATGCCTCTGGTAGGGAAAGTGAAGGTATTGGGGCTGAATCTAGCGCAGGCGGGCGATAGTATTAAATTACGCCTGTTAAATTATCTCAAAGAACCTACTGTCAATGTACGTTACCTCAACCATAAATTTACAGTGATTGGTGAAGTAAACCGCCCTGCGGTGATTAACCTACTTGATGATCATACATCCCTACCTGAAGCTTTGGGAATGGTGGGTGACCTGACTATCTACGGATTGCGTAAAAACGTAATGCTAATCCGCACTGAAAAGGATAAACGAGAAGTTGTACGTATTGACTTGACATCCCGTGATTTCTTTAATTCTCCTTATTACTACCTGCGCAACAATGATGTGATTTATGTAGATGTAAGTAAAGGAAAAGTAACATTTACCGACCAACGTGTTCAGCAATTGCAACTCATCCCCATTTTCACGGGCATTGCTACCACGATTGTGGTGATTTTGAACTTGTTGAAATAG
- the ahcY gene encoding adenosylhomocysteinase translates to MSTATGTYVPYKVKDITLADWGRKEIRLAEAEMPGLMALRVEYGESKPLKGARIAGCLHMTIQTAVLIETLTALGAEVTWSSCNIFSTQDHAAAAIAAAGISVYAWKGMTAEEFDWCIEQTLFFGEERHPLTMILDDGGDLTNMVFDNYPELIAGIGGLSEETTTGVHRLYERMKNGTLYLPAINVNDSVTKSKFDNKYGCKESLVDAIRRATDLMLAGKVAVVAGYGDVGKGSAESLRGAGCRVLVTEIDPICALQAAMDGFEVVTMDEAAPRANIFVTATGNINIIKPRHFKTMRDKAVVCNIGHFDNEIDMAWLNANYGQTKIQIKPQVDLYEIDGKEIIVLAEGRLVNLGCAMGHPSFVMSNSFCNQTLAQIELYTNPGKYDKQVYILPKHLDEKVAKLHLGHIGAHLETLDEEQASYIGVTVEGPFKSDLYRY, encoded by the coding sequence ATGTCAACAGCAACTGGAACGTACGTACCGTACAAAGTAAAAGACATTACCTTGGCCGATTGGGGCCGGAAAGAAATTCGTTTGGCCGAAGCCGAAATGCCCGGTTTGATGGCCCTTCGCGTAGAATATGGCGAATCAAAGCCGCTAAAAGGTGCACGCATCGCTGGATGTTTGCACATGACCATCCAAACGGCCGTTTTGATTGAAACCCTCACGGCTTTGGGTGCAGAAGTAACTTGGTCATCGTGTAATATCTTCTCTACCCAAGATCACGCCGCCGCTGCGATTGCCGCCGCTGGTATCTCAGTTTACGCGTGGAAAGGCATGACTGCCGAAGAATTTGACTGGTGTATCGAGCAAACTTTGTTCTTCGGTGAAGAGCGTCATCCCCTCACCATGATTTTGGACGACGGTGGTGACTTGACCAACATGGTGTTTGACAACTATCCTGAATTGATCGCGGGAATCGGTGGTTTGTCGGAAGAAACAACCACGGGCGTTCACCGTTTGTACGAGCGTATGAAAAACGGAACCTTGTATTTGCCAGCCATCAACGTAAACGACTCGGTGACAAAATCGAAATTCGACAACAAATATGGTTGCAAAGAGTCATTGGTAGACGCTATCCGTCGTGCAACTGACTTGATGTTGGCGGGTAAAGTAGCCGTCGTGGCAGGTTATGGCGACGTAGGTAAAGGCTCTGCTGAATCGCTTCGTGGGGCAGGTTGCCGCGTATTGGTGACCGAAATCGACCCAATCTGCGCGTTGCAAGCGGCAATGGACGGATTTGAGGTTGTAACAATGGACGAAGCCGCTCCCCGCGCCAATATCTTTGTAACGGCTACGGGTAACATCAACATCATCAAGCCGCGTCACTTCAAAACCATGCGTGATAAAGCCGTGGTGTGTAACATCGGCCACTTCGACAACGAAATCGACATGGCGTGGTTGAATGCCAACTACGGACAGACCAAGATTCAAATCAAACCACAGGTGGATTTGTACGAAATTGACGGCAAAGAAATCATTGTATTGGCCGAAGGTCGTTTGGTGAACTTGGGTTGTGCCATGGGCCACCCTTCGTTTGTGATGTCAAACTCTTTCTGTAACCAAACCTTGGCGCAGATTGAATTGTACACCAACCCAGGCAAATACGACAAGCAAGTATATATCTTACCAAAACACTTGGACGAAAAAGTGGCGAAACTCCACTTAGGACACATCGGTGCTCATCTCGAAACATTGGATGAAGAGCAAGCGTCTTACATCGGGGTAACCGTAGAAGGACCGTTCAAATCTGATTTGTATCGTTACTAG
- a CDS encoding asparagine synthetase B yields the protein MKTLYLFFLLLATAIKSLANSVLIPMDDKQSNHLKAYGVAYWVLKEDLEVDWLLNYRGGSFLIKYSSAVEKECRLRGVSYEVISDATVNSMMSQITSPDVNMDAVKLQKAAKIVVYSPIKVGRASFEDTDAVLLVLKYAEIPFEIVYDEEIMKGDLAKYDWLHLHHEDFTGQFGRNRRRMSLEDLQAQENIAKKFGYKKVSQLKLDVARTIKGFCAGGGYLFAMCSGAESLDVALAAEGVDIVPSIFDGDGIDANAQSKLDFSKTLAFEDFKLELGDDEYRGGMSFSSINSSSGQGWNDESNSFFSLFDFSAKWDVIPAMLVQNHETLIREFMGQTTAFNKKTVKSSVLVMGQSKASDRYIYGELGRGQFTFYGGHDPEGQRGFHRMPTDLNLHPHSPGYRLILNNVLFPSAKKKKRKT from the coding sequence ATGAAAACTTTGTATTTGTTCTTTTTGCTTCTGGCGACGGCCATCAAAAGCCTTGCCAACTCGGTCCTCATTCCGATGGACGATAAGCAATCCAACCACCTGAAAGCGTACGGGGTTGCCTATTGGGTATTGAAAGAAGATTTGGAGGTGGATTGGTTGCTCAATTACCGGGGCGGTAGTTTTTTGATTAAATATTCATCGGCGGTGGAAAAAGAATGCCGTTTGCGGGGCGTATCCTACGAAGTCATCTCCGACGCCACGGTCAATTCGATGATGAGCCAAATCACCAGCCCCGACGTAAACATGGATGCTGTGAAGCTCCAAAAGGCCGCCAAAATCGTGGTGTATAGCCCCATCAAAGTGGGCCGGGCCTCGTTTGAAGATACTGATGCCGTTTTGTTGGTGCTCAAATACGCCGAAATCCCGTTTGAGATTGTGTACGATGAAGAAATTATGAAAGGCGATTTGGCCAAATACGATTGGCTGCACCTCCATCATGAAGATTTTACGGGGCAATTTGGCCGCAATCGCCGCCGGATGAGCCTTGAAGACCTTCAGGCGCAGGAAAATATCGCTAAAAAATTCGGGTACAAGAAAGTGTCTCAGCTCAAGCTCGACGTAGCCCGTACCATCAAGGGCTTTTGTGCGGGTGGAGGGTATTTGTTTGCCATGTGTTCAGGTGCGGAGTCGCTGGACGTAGCCTTGGCAGCCGAAGGTGTTGACATTGTACCGTCCATTTTTGACGGTGATGGCATCGACGCCAACGCACAATCTAAACTTGATTTTAGCAAAACGTTGGCATTTGAAGATTTTAAATTGGAACTCGGTGACGACGAATACCGCGGAGGGATGTCTTTTTCTAGCATCAATTCGTCTTCTGGCCAAGGGTGGAACGACGAAAGCAATAGCTTTTTTTCTTTGTTTGATTTTTCGGCCAAATGGGATGTGATTCCTGCCATGCTCGTCCAAAACCACGAAACACTGATTCGGGAGTTTATGGGACAAACGACCGCCTTCAACAAGAAAACCGTTAAATCAAGTGTGCTAGTGATGGGACAAAGCAAAGCCTCTGACCGCTATATCTACGGGGAGTTAGGCCGAGGACAGTTTACTTTCTACGGTGGTCACGACCCCGAAGGACAACGAGGTTTTCACCGGATGCCTACCGACCTCAACCTTCATCCACACTCCCCTGGTTATCGGCTTATTCTGAACAATGTTCTTTTCCCTTCGGCAAAGAAGAAGAAACGAAAAACGTAG
- a CDS encoding Uma2 family endonuclease, which produces MGQPEYQQRLSIEEYLALEKETDTKYEYHDGEVYAMAGGTPTHSLIANNAGTALNINLRSKRCYAYNSDLRVATSRNKYVYPDVSVVCGRVSFFEELKNAANNPVLIVEVLSEETRAYDRAGKFMRYRMMESFREYVLIDQSLPFVEVFYKNELSTWEYRAYTDLEGMIPLHSLDIEIPMADIYIGVDFLPFDPENLQLL; this is translated from the coding sequence ATGGGACAGCCCGAATATCAGCAGCGTTTAAGTATTGAAGAGTACCTAGCGCTAGAAAAAGAAACTGATACAAAATATGAATACCACGATGGCGAGGTGTATGCAATGGCTGGCGGAACCCCTACGCATAGTCTGATTGCCAATAATGCTGGTACAGCATTGAACATCAATTTGAGGAGTAAACGTTGTTACGCATACAACAGCGATTTGCGCGTGGCCACGTCACGCAATAAATATGTGTACCCGGATGTTTCTGTGGTGTGCGGGAGGGTTTCTTTTTTTGAGGAACTTAAAAATGCCGCCAATAATCCAGTATTGATTGTAGAGGTACTGTCGGAAGAAACCAGGGCTTACGACCGTGCGGGCAAATTTATGCGTTACCGCATGATGGAGTCCTTTCGGGAATATGTCTTGATTGACCAAAGTTTGCCCTTTGTGGAAGTATTCTATAAAAATGAGTTGAGTACGTGGGAATACCGTGCTTATACAGACTTAGAAGGTATGATTCCGCTGCATTCATTGGACATAGAAATTCCAATGGCCGATATTTACATTGGCGTTGATTTCCTGCCTTTTGACCCTGAAAATTTGCAATTGTTATAG